A region from the Chlamydiales bacterium genome encodes:
- the menC gene encoding o-succinylbenzoate synthase, producing MLKLYSYSLPVKGFPRREGLILELTTEDGRTSFGEVAPLPGWSLETLEEAHAQLINLSAKTPLLPSVAFGIESTKLPSPSLPLKFPISSLLVGSFRQIMNKAERCAREGVTSVKLKLSTLSEEEASSLIRTLKNTFSLRIDLNRAWSLDKSLKFFSEFSPEDFDYIEEPCSRIEDLFHFPLPLAVDESLREAPLEYLLKIPQLKALIFKPTLQGGFKMGKLLAEAAKRHNLDLIFSSSFESGVGISQIALLAHALDLPIKPLGLDTYSFLEEDILVAPLGISSGILTLNQPPTLNKERLHVLSDLICC from the coding sequence GTGCTTAAACTCTACTCCTACTCTCTACCCGTTAAAGGGTTTCCCAGGCGCGAGGGGCTGATTCTAGAACTCACAACTGAAGATGGACGCACAAGCTTTGGAGAGGTGGCTCCACTACCTGGCTGGAGCCTGGAGACTCTGGAAGAGGCGCATGCTCAGCTGATAAATCTTTCAGCCAAAACACCTCTTCTCCCCTCCGTTGCCTTTGGAATCGAGAGCACAAAGCTCCCAAGCCCCTCTCTACCTCTTAAATTTCCTATTTCATCTCTTCTTGTTGGCAGCTTTCGCCAGATCATGAATAAAGCAGAAAGATGCGCTCGAGAAGGCGTAACAAGTGTAAAACTAAAACTAAGCACTCTCTCTGAAGAGGAGGCGAGCTCTCTCATACGGACTTTGAAAAACACCTTTTCTCTGCGCATCGACTTAAATCGCGCCTGGTCCCTGGATAAATCTCTAAAATTCTTCTCCGAATTTTCTCCCGAAGATTTTGACTATATCGAAGAGCCCTGCTCTCGTATCGAGGATCTCTTTCACTTCCCTCTCCCTTTAGCCGTGGACGAATCTCTTCGAGAAGCTCCGCTTGAGTATCTTCTAAAAATCCCTCAGCTGAAAGCCCTTATCTTTAAGCCAACGCTCCAGGGAGGATTTAAGATGGGTAAGCTACTCGCAGAAGCAGCAAAGAGACATAATCTGGATCTTATTTTTAGCAGCTCCTTTGAATCAGGCGTTGGAATCAGTCAGATTGCACTCTTAGCTCACGCATTAGATCTCCCTATCAAACCTCTAGGGCTCGATACCTACAGCTTTTTAGAAGAGGATATTCTGGTGGCACCCCTAGGGATCTCTTCAGGCATTCTCACTCTTAACCAGCCCCCTACTCTTAACAAAGAACGCCTCCATGTCCTCTCCGATCTCATCTGCTGCTAA
- a CDS encoding 1,4-dihydroxy-2-naphthoate polyprenyltransferase gives MQKVEVWIQASRPRTLITSISPVLIGTLIAAKEAPFKFSTLLFTLLTAVAIQIGTNLANDYFDFIKGADTSERKGPVRVTQAGLVSPSEIRRAFILVFSLAALLGLFLIWEGGALFALLLAVSIALGLLYTGGRYSLAYLGIGDIFVLLFFGPIATSGTYLLQTHHFSLDALYAGIGPGMLAWAILMVNNLRDVNEDRAAGKKTLCVRAGAEIGKLLYFAALFSAILTPLIWRQEHPFTLLASLIFFPAMFMAARLLKDDSPGMFNTLLKQTAGLLLLYTLLFSIGWII, from the coding sequence ATGCAAAAAGTTGAAGTTTGGATTCAGGCATCAAGGCCTAGAACGCTCATTACAAGTATAAGTCCAGTTCTTATCGGCACACTCATTGCTGCAAAAGAGGCCCCATTTAAGTTTTCGACTCTTCTCTTCACACTGCTTACAGCCGTTGCAATCCAGATTGGAACTAATCTTGCAAACGACTACTTCGATTTTATAAAAGGAGCCGACACCTCTGAGAGAAAGGGGCCCGTACGCGTCACGCAAGCAGGGCTCGTCTCTCCCTCGGAAATCAGAAGAGCGTTCATTCTGGTTTTTTCACTAGCAGCTCTACTAGGTCTCTTTTTAATTTGGGAGGGAGGGGCTCTCTTTGCGCTACTGCTTGCAGTGTCGATTGCGCTCGGACTTCTCTACACCGGAGGCCGCTACTCGCTCGCCTACCTCGGCATCGGAGATATCTTCGTTCTCCTCTTTTTCGGTCCGATCGCAACCTCGGGAACTTACCTTTTACAGACGCATCACTTCTCACTAGATGCGCTCTATGCTGGAATTGGACCTGGCATGCTCGCTTGGGCGATCTTGATGGTGAACAATCTCCGCGATGTAAACGAAGATCGCGCAGCGGGCAAAAAAACGCTCTGTGTGCGAGCAGGTGCCGAGATTGGAAAACTCCTCTATTTTGCAGCTCTCTTTTCTGCCATCTTAACACCTCTTATCTGGAGGCAGGAGCATCCGTTTACACTACTTGCATCGCTCATCTTCTTTCCCGCAATGTTTATGGCAGCTAGGCTATTAAAGGATGATAGTCCAGGGATGTTTAATACTCTTCTGAAGCAGACAGCTGGATTACTCCTCCTCTACACTCTCCTCTTCTCAATCGGGTGGATCATTTAG